The Anas platyrhynchos isolate ZD024472 breed Pekin duck chromosome 32, IASCAAS_PekinDuck_T2T, whole genome shotgun sequence genomic sequence GGCACTTGGGGTCTAAGACCAACCCAAGCCCCATGCTTAAAAGTCCTTAACACTCCCCACTTCTGAGCTTCCCATTTTCCTGCCTAAGTGCACCCATTCTGTCCTGGGACAGGTCCTGAGGGGACAACACAGCCCACGGAGAAACTACTTCACTGCTTCAAACCCATCATCTCCTCCCCCACCCTTGTGTTTTGAGGTGGTCACTTTTTGCAGTCATCTGTTCTGATCCTTTCTATGTCTAAACACATAGGGAAAGGTGAAGGAGAAAATGTCTGTCTTTGCTGAACAAGTTTctcttgtggtttttgttttagttttgtttgttttcctgttagaGGAGTAGTTTGATTTACAGAAGAGAGTAATTTACTACAATCATCAGAGACTTGAGTAATGAGTTTAACCTACTTCACTCCTGGTGCCTGTGAGAACTTGTTCTCCTGAGGATCCCCCAACAATCAATGAAGGCAAGAAAAAGTGCTCGTGTCTGGGTCATCCCAGCCTAGAACTGCCATGCAAAATAAAGGTGAGGGATCTCTTTCAGatgctcttctctctctcagcaTTGATGGGATGGGAGTAAGTCAAAGAGCTCAACCTGAAGGATGTGACTTTTAGACAAGTGAAACATAAACCTACGCAGTAGTACTTGgcactttgctttttttagGCACTTCCTCTTTGTACTACAAGGACTATCCTTAAGCTTTTGAAGAGGACAAGATTTTTCCACCTCTCAGAAAAGCAAGGCATTTAGTTGAGAATGTCTGATAGTAAGAACAAAGAGCAATTCTGGatatatttgcttttcagtgcaGAATGAAGTCAGATGAGATTGTGACAGATCTGTTTCTACTGACCTGGTGGGACCATAATGAATTTTGGCCTTACTTTACAGTACTGAAAAAGGCAAGCTACACTTGgtccccattttccttctttcctaaaGAAATAAGGGAAGATGACAAAGAAGAAATCACAGCACTACAAAAGAAAGACCTGAAATTTCTTTGTCTTGAAATAAACCAGTGGATCCTCAGCTGCTGGTAGTCCAAAAAGGCAAGTactgaagaggagagagaataaCTTTCAATATACATCTTTGAATTCATGGTTTAGCGTCTacataatagaaaatatttgtgcaGAAGATGAGATTTCCTTTTGAAACATTGTTACAACTGGTGTTTGCAATTGTTCTGAGTAAATGAGGACCTTCCCGGGAACAGGGTGCAATCGCTAACAACCCCTTATTAGTCCTGTGTTCTTGAGAAAGAATAATTTGTGGCTGATGGACAAGGTTGGAAAGAAGACAAGAAATTCCCTGTTGACTCTGCATGATATGTGAAATGGAAAGGTCAGAGTGTGAGGAAGGTCCAACAGAGTCTCCTCTCTCTGTTGTATAGGAAGCCTGCAagcaaggaaagagagaaggaaggagataaCCTTGCATCCAGACcatgaaattattttacttgGTTTTGCCATGTTCCTGCCTCAGCAGGATGAATGGAAATTGGGCATGGGAGTAGGCAATGGAACTGTCATTTCTGAATTCATCCTCTCAGGCTTCACAGAGCTTGAACAAAGGCTACAGCTATTTTTCTGCATGGTCCTTCTACTCATGTACCTGACAACGGTGATGGGGAATGCAGCCATCATTTTCCTGGTGTGTGTGGATAACCGCCTACAAACCCCCATGTACTTTTTCATTGGCAATCTGGCATTCCTGGAAATCTGGTTTACGTCTTCCACAAGCACCAAACTGTTGGTAATTCTGAGCTCTGGCAGGAGAACAATCTCAGTAGGCGGCTGCTTTGCCCAGTCCTCCTTCTATTTTGCCCTGGGTGGTGCAGAATTAGCTCTCCTTGTTGTCATGTCCTTTGACCGTTACATTGCCATCTGCCAGCCTTTGCGCTATGCTGCCATCATGAAGCATCAGCTCTGTATCCAGCTGGTTGCTGCTGTTTGGGTCATGGGCTTCACATTCTTGAGTTACCGCCTGGTGCTGCTCTCCAAGCTCACTTTCTGTGGTTCGAACAAGATCCAGCACTTTTTTTGTGACAGCACCCCCTTATTTCAACTGTCCTGCTCTGATGTCTCCCTGCTTTGGAAAATAGACTCGTTTTTCATATCGTTTATTGTGCTGTCTTCTTTGTGTTTAACTCTGGCATCTTACACGCAcatctttttctgtattctacAAATGCCAGCAGCCTCAGCGAGGAGAAAAGCTTTTGCTACATGTTCCTCCCATCTAACCACCTTGGCCATTGCGTATGGAAGCTGCATTGCTCTCTATGCACACTCCTCAGGATATATTTCTTTAGAGACCAACAGCATTGTAGCTTTGCTGAACACTGTCCTGTACCCATTCTTAAACCCATTCATCTACAGTCTTAGAAACAAGGCCGTGATGCTGGCCCTGAAGGAAGTTATGGCCCGTGCATCAGCACAGCTTTTCCCCTAATCATGATGCATTTTTGAACAGCATATGTCCAAGTGCCTTCAACTGGAGAGACTGGGAGCCAGGGACTTGTCCTGGGGAGGCTGAGTGTCTGATCACAGCTGCTGGAGAGAACTACcttgtacacacacacacacatgcacacattcACACACAGACACCACCACTTTACATTTCCTACTAATGGGCCTCTGTCCTGCTCAGCCAGAGAGGCGATCATGATAAGTCCATTTCTGCTGTTTGTGGTTGTGTGAACACTGAGTGTGCATGCCTGCATTCACCTATGTCCAGCCATGTATTGATGCCTACATGTTGTCTGTGTGggcttgtgtgtgtgcctgCCGGGTGTACGCACTCAGCCTTGCTCTTGTTGGACCCAGGGGCATGGACCTGCAGCAGCTTCAGGTCTCTTAGGATGCTGGAGTGGGCTCTTGGTTGAATAGAGGTATGTGCCTGCAGGGCACAAAAACATCTCTGTGTGTGACATAGATGTGGAAAGGCTGAAAGGAGTGGAAAGGCAAAAGGGCAaccacagattaaaaaaaaaggggggggggggggagggagggaggtcatttcaatatttttaatttcactgaacTTTCATAACTTGAAAAGTTCTGAGCTTCTTAAATGCAGGAATTGAGTGAGGAATAAAAAGTCACTATATTCTGCTGTTACTAACATCCCCATCCAGAGAATGATCAGTCTCTGAAGTGTAGAATATCACCAATACAGGTGACATCTTCTACTGCCAAGTAGACAGATTAAGAGAAGAAAgtactgaataaataaataaataaataaagcacagcCCTTCCATGGCAAATGGAAGGGCTGTATTTCCACCCCTGGAGCAGTCGATTCCAGGTGGACTGGACAGCCCTTCAAGGGAAAGCAAGCTGTGGTCTGCATGCTGATGACAAAGGGCTGGAGAAAAACACATCAGTAATATCAGTTGTGGCATACcgcttggctgcctttgactctagttcatATTGAAGTTCTAccatgtctggcactgcagcactcagaagTGGcatgacttcattcaggccacgatagtccactggccatatgggactattaaagggtgagagAGTCTTGCTGTTCACCCCTTGGCTCTCCACTTGAAGAGCCACATCATGGATAGGAATCAGGAAGTCTCAGTTAGTGTGATACTGCCTCAGGTGTACCATTGGGGTAGCCATCAGCACCTGCTCTTCTTTGACCCCCAGCAAatccacaacagaagggtcctgtgAGAGACCAGATCAAGGCAGACAGCTGTTTGATGTCCTCTGTCTCCAAGGCAGATATGccaacccccccaccccgaAAACTTTTGGCTCTTGGAAGTACCCTCTCCTGCagtagtctatgccaaggatgtaCAGAGCCTCCAGGCCAGTCCCAATTACCTCCAATACCGTTACCAGTTGGGATCaccctgtcactccagaaatGCAAATGGACTTGCCCCTTTGTGGTTTGATGGCATTACAGTACACTTTGTACCAGTGTCCACTTGAGCCTTTCACTCTTATGTGTCTGAAGTTCAAGGCCAtcaaatccacacagtccaataaacccAACTGTCTCTTCCCTCCACCTGGCTGGAAGCAGAGCCCCTCTAGCCCTGGTCACAGTATTTGTTACTGTGTCTCAGGGACTGCCTACTGGAAACCGGAGCAGCAATTTTCTCAGAAGGCCCGTCTTTGGCCattgtttttccttgaaattcACATGTCCATACCTCTAGGGTCAAGGTAGTTTTCCTATCCCATTTTCTCGTGTCTTCTCCACGGTCATGCAAGTAAAACCATTGGGTGACGTGTGGTGTGCACCCACCATATCCCCTTTCTTGAGCACAGTGGAGGCCGGTGACAAGTGGTGCACCTTGGGGAGTCTGTGCTGGGACTGGTACTGTTGATTATCAATGATatagacagtgggatcgagtacaccctcagcaagtttgcagatgacaccaagctgaatgTTGCAGTTGATACAATAGAAGAAAAGGATGGCATCCTAAGGACCTGGACAAGGTTGAGATTTGGGACAACGTGAACCTAATAAGTATAATAAGCTCTCTGTAAATACCTTAATAGAGGCTGcagcgaggtggggattggactattctcccacgtgcctggtgataggatgagacaggatgaggggggatgaacttaagttgtgccaggggagttttaggttggatattaggaagaacttctttaccaaaagggttgttaggcattggaatgggctgcccagggaagtggttcagTCACTATCCCTAGAgatcttcaaaagacgtttagatgtagaacttagcaatgtggtttagtggaggacttgttagtattAGGTTGGAGGTTGGATTCGTTGATcatggaggtctcttccaatctagatgattctatgtttctgtgatcacctggtccaaccatcatctGGTCCTGGATCTGGGCCacggcaatcccaagcacaaattcaggctgggaggagaatgggtaaggtgattctccccctctactctgctctcccaagaccccacctggagtacagCATTCAGCTCTGTGGCTCCCAATATAAGAATGACATGAAGCTATTAAAGCAAGTCCATATGAGGACCGCAAAGGTGATCAAGGGGCTAGAGCACCTCACTTATTAAAACAAGCTGAggaattggggttgttcagcctggagaagagaaggctctgaggagacctCATAGAATCCATCCACTACTTAAGGGGGGGGCAACAGGAAAGCAGGGGAGAGAGATTTTCTCAGAGTGTGCAGTGATAGGATAAGGGGAATGCTTTTAACCTGaaagaaggtagatttagattagatattcagGTGAAGTTCTTGGCTTGgaagtgaggcactggaactggttTTGTGGGTCCAGAGATCACCCACGGGTAGTTTGAATCAGCCCCTGCCCTTGTGTTTGAAGGGACAGCTGGCAAGAATGGAGAGGCATCAGTGAAATCATGGGAATAGAAGAGTGAGAGCAAGGTAGAGAAGAGAAGTGGCTGTCTTCAGCTTTTAGAGTGGAGTGGGACAGAATaggaaagcctgcagaggagaaggcagagtgcTCTGGCAAAAATGGATGGCTGCAGTAGCACTGACATCTTTGTCCCCACAGCCATGGCTTATGAGGGGACAAGTTATACTCATGGCATTGGGACCATGTATTCTCCATTCAACTGTGTTCAAATGCTGTAAGGTGTCATACCATTGTCTTTCACATGATATCATGGGAATCACCCCCTACCTCACAGATCCTAGGAACAGCCCTGAGTGAGATATGGGGTTGCAGgatctctcctccaggctggggtcaggccttgagctttctgcttttgtctgaCCAAAACAAAAcgagacttttctcagcacagtgctttgcctatcTGTGATCATGGTCTCCAATTGTCTGCTCTAACAAGTCCCTGAGGAGAATCTCTTGGTAACGGCCCTCAATGGGGTCCACTACttctccaagtcacttcaacttttccttctgactttattttctcaagcaattgcatcattctcctGTCAGTATCTGACATTCACAGACtgagcaccaaaatccaccatggaattcattaaaatgcagaaacacatAAGGAACCATATGTCTTCCATAGTTTTAttcaagtcttcaagacttggaCAGCTACTTGGAGAATTTCAAGGTGcagttaaggaggaagatttcaaaaagcacttaataaaaatctcttctcattttaaagggtgaattttgttgcatttcagttttgagcatctttcttCAATTGATATTAATCCAGGGCGTCTCCAATGGAGACGTCCatagggaggaaaagcagactcttgaggTGTGACAGTGCAtggacaaccttgctcctcaccaccccaaccctgacatttctctcacTGGCCACCTGGtgcttgcatcacttttccttacaccacacttctgcactgaagtctgcagctggatgttaGAGCCCCtttgcagcagctcccacctgctttccttagagaaCTGGCTGCACACAAgcacagaagggtttttccttattttaaaacaaacaacaagaaaacatgcagcaattttccaaacagcaaagcaagctcctcatcttgtATGTCTCCAGTCAGGTTTACCTCACTGGTTTATCCTCACAAAAGGATGACTGTAGTTTAAGTATTTTATACTAATTGATAAGAAATTATAGGTATTAAGATTAGTATTATTCCGTATGATCTTAATTCAATGATAAATGCTGAGGAGCTTACaacagaaacaattaggcagaCCGCTAATCGATGGGCAAGCTTGAACTCAATGAAGCTCAAAGCAGCAACTGGGTCAGTGAGAGCAGTCTGAATGATCAAAGAATaaggggaggaagaagcaggagaaCCATGGGAAGTGCATAGGTCCAGACAGGCATCTGGAAAAGGGACATTCAACAAGGATTGTTTATTCAAGATGGGTGGAAGTGCCTGGAAGATGTGGGAGTACACCATGATGGAGAAAGCAATGAAATGCAAGTGCTTGTGAccatcagtatttcttctcctgtgatGAATAGAGATCCTGAGAATTCACCTGAAGAAGGATGTAGATCACTGGTGAAAGAACTGTGGTTTTGTGCCATCACAAATTAGGACTACAAAAACACTTCCACATGTAACAGTAACATGTCCCACCCCATATTTACCATCCTGTGGGGCAGGACAGATGGAGCCAACAAccaagggacacatttgggtATCAATGAGGGgacccagcagagacaaggagtcaaggcagtgtggtgggggaggccaggagaagcagcccaagggatgctgctgcttgtgaggacatgtttgtgccagcagcctgagtgggcagcagctgtgcgcAGGTGAGGGGAAGCCAGGAAGTGCATGCCAAGAgacctcctgccagcagagacaaggctgGGGCCTAGGCCAAGGGGAGAGGCAGGCCCAGGCCCAGGTGGCTGCATGTGCCATGCTGAGCTTCCTGCCCCTGCAACAGCTGCGCTGGCCCTCAGCAGATGTGCTGGCTGGCATGCACTGGGAAGTCCTGGTGtgcatcagagagcagcaaggagggtgctggagagggctggggcaaagcaggaggcagagccccATGCAGGGACTGGCTAGGGGTTTCCTCTGCTACAGTCTGTGCACAGAGTGTGtcaggaggagggcaggcaggactCACTGCCATAGTGCAGAGCCTGGCCCTGGACGCTCCATGACCACCTTGCACGTTCTGGCAGGCCATGGTGAGGGGACGAATGCCCTGGGCTctcttcctgctctgcccaggccaGCAAGGGCCCAGTGCGGCCTACTCTCCCCTGCAGTTCTGGTCTCCCTTTGTGCagtcctggctctgcagcaccaaacCCTGCCGGGAGCCCTCCCCTGCATGCTCCCACCGCCCCCCGCATGCTGCTGGTGCCCTCtaccgggcactgcccagcccagtacagcccctgcccacctccccccacctccctgccctcttcccagcccccccccatcAGCCCAGCCCATCAGCCCAGTCTAGGCTAGCCCCAGGGCAGTTCCCACCACAGCCTGCTGTACAGCTCTGGGCATGGCCACcacagctccagccctttgcaaggcaccacagctgctgggacaaaggtGGCTCTGGGCCACCCCAGAAGCCCCCAGGCTGGGACGAGCCATGGCTCAGGAAATGGTAGGTGCTGAGCTGGCAATTCTGCTCTGGAGAtccagggggctgtggtgcccagggtCCCCTGGAGGACTCCGCCACACCCATTCTGCTCCAGGTGGTCATCAGACCCAACTCCATGgggatctctgctgctgagccccctTCCAGCTCCCCTGATGGCTCAGAACTATAGGGCCATGCTTGGTAGGGCCATGGGATGTCTCTAAGGGCACAAAGGGCAGGTGAGTGCTGTACCAGACCTGGCCCATGAGGCTTCAAGGAGGGTGTCCTCAATTACTCTTATGGGCCTTCACCTGCTGGCTCTTCACCACCTCAGCAGGAATTGCAGAGTCTTCCTTAGCCCCTGGAcacctcacatttttcttttcctttcccagacTCTTCTTGGTCACTCCTTTTATGAGGTTCTAATCACTATCCAATAAGCACATTTTCCCTGGGTTCCCCTGCCACGTGGCAGATCCAAATTCCTCTCCAGGCAGGCATTGGCTATCTGCCCCACTCCCGGGACACATTCCAATGTAGATGATTCCAAGACCAGTTGTCGTCTGCTTCGGCATGTGCTACCACAAAGGGAGCTCTTGGTCCAGCCCTTGGTTCCTCACAGACCACACTGGGACTTCCAGCCTGTGTCCTTCACTCTGGGAAAAatcccagaaaacagaaaagcagggaGTAACTCCCTGGATGTATGTCTTACAACAGCTTTGGAAGAGGTGTCCAGGCTTCTGGGTTTGCCCTGAGCAGCCCCTTTTGTTACTGTGGTGCTAGCAGGGAGGCCAGCTgtgacccagggctgcacattgcctgctgctgcctgcagccacagggatgccaccgcagagacaacaggactgtcaccaaGGTACATGAGATCTGAGGGCTAAGAGAAATGCAAGAGCACAGAGGAACAATGTGGAAgacaaaagagagcagcagtgaaaaggccatgtcctgctgctggccatggccatggctccagagaagcagcagccccaacccagggaggcagagcccagtGCGCAgtgaggggctgctcctctgTGTGGCAGCTGTGCTCTTGGTCCTGAGCTcctcctgtgtgctggggctgctccaccAGCTCCAGAGCTGATGACAAGAGAGGGCAGATGAGATCAATGAATTTCTGATGGattctttattgtctttatgTACACTGGAAGCCTAGTTTTATAGGTAAATTAGAAGATTTAGTCAAATTAATTAAGAGGAagtatacatataaataataagACCATTTCAAACAATAtcaaaatttatgaaaataataatgcacaaaataatatgaaaattgGCACGTCAGTTTCTCAAACATGTTGACAGGGTTATTATTAATGGTTATATTATGGTAATGTTGCTAATGAGAAAAACGTTGTGATATGAATCACAATTATGGTATCAGTACTTATGCTTGAGAAGCACCTATAGAAATAGTTTTCTCactgcatccttgagctcctggttcctcgtgctgtagatgagggggttcactgctggaggtaccaccgagtacagaagtGACACCAcaaggtccagggatggggaagagatggagggtggcttcaggtaggcaaaaaagGCCATGCTGACaaagagggagaccacggccaggtgagggaggcacatggaaaaggctttgtgccggccctgctcagagggcatcctaagcacagccctgaagatctgcacataggacagcacaatgaaaacaaaacacccaaatgctaaagaaaaactaaatgCAAGAGccccaacttctctgaggtaggcatctgagcaggagagcttgaggatctgggggacttcacagaagaactggtccagggcattgccttggcagaggggcagggaaaatgtattggccgtgtgcaggacagcattgagaaagccactggcccaggcagctgctgccatctgggcacaagctctgctgcccaggaggctcccgtagtgcaggggcttgcagatggcaatgtagcggtcataggccatgacagtaAGCATGGAATACTCTGctgtgagaaagaaaggaaaaagaaagacctgtgcagcacaagcttgataggagatggccctggtgtcccagagagaattggccatggctttgggcagagtggtggagatgcagctcaggtcaaggagggcgaggttgaggaggaagaagtacatgggggtgtggaggtgatAGTCACAGGCTacagcggtgaggatgaggccgttgcacaggagggcagccaggtagatgcccaggaagagcccaaagtacaggagcagcagctcgcgtgtgtctgcaaatgccagcaggaggaactctcTCAAAGAGgtgatgttgggcatttgctgacatTGGACCCAGTTGTCTGttgaagagaagaaggaaaaaaaaataaagaaagaaaaaaaaaaaaagagagagaaagccgaattaaatgagaaaaactgGAAATGAAAGAGGACAGTAAGGGAAGCTCATGTTCAGTCCACAAATaatacatgagctttgcagtgCTGTTGCAAACACCTCATCTGAAtgatgagcagagctgcagataCTTTATTGGTTTGAGTTGCCCTTATAATGCTTAGGAGATGTATGAGTCAGTTGAATGCCCTGACAGGTCATGTACACTCTTAGTGAAACCCTGTGTGTGCCAGGACTTTGCCCTGGTGaaggctgagcagagcagatgtGCCAACCAGTCCTGCTCTCAGCTGCCCTGTATTACCCCTCTGCGAGCTGCAGCACAATCCCACTCAGGTGTTTTCCtgagaagaaactggagacAACTTAGAGCAGAGAAGCCCTAGTCCAAGTGCAGCTGGACCAAATCCTCACCTTGTCTCCAGGAGAAGCTCTCAGCCAGAAGGAGCCTGGGGGCTTCTCCTCATCTGAGCTCTGCATGGCCAGCCAGGGCAGGGTATTCTGGGCTGACTGGGGGCACCTGGCTTAGGGCACTCTGAGGGTCTTCTGTCAGACTTCCTCCCCTCGCAGTGcaacccagcaggactctcaaagcctactacattgcccactgccctaccagaaacaaaacccaggaggagacccttccaggacctgcagctgcatggccctgcagtcagagcccccagccctgctgtgttgtgcagaggagctgcttctaggcagagctgtctctctgcaccagggccctcttgccaggagctctctttGTCCCAGGAGCCTGACCCAGCTCAGCAACGGAGCCCCAGCCCAAGGCATTGGAATTACTTCTCCAAT encodes the following:
- the LOC113841986 gene encoding olfactory receptor 6E1-like; the protein is MFLPQQDEWKLGMGVGNGTVISEFILSGFTELEQRLQLFFCMVLLLMYLTTVMGNAAIIFLVCVDNRLQTPMYFFIGNLAFLEIWFTSSTSTKLLVILSSGRRTISVGGCFAQSSFYFALGGAELALLVVMSFDRYIAICQPLRYAAIMKHQLCIQLVAAVWVMGFTFLSYRLVLLSKLTFCGSNKIQHFFCDSTPLFQLSCSDVSLLWKIDSFFISFIVLSSLCLTLASYTHIFFCILQMPAASARRKAFATCSSHLTTLAIAYGSCIALYAHSSGYISLETNSIVALLNTVLYPFLNPFIYSLRNKAVMLALKEVMARASAQLFP